Proteins from one Vicinamibacterales bacterium genomic window:
- a CDS encoding Stp1/IreP family PP2C-type Ser/Thr phosphatase — protein sequence MKLSWAVRTDPGLRRSSNEDSYCTRPDLGLYIVADGMGGHVAGEVASRVAVETIQTFIAETAGADKNRTWPFPFEPQISLEGNRLKAAFRLANRQIANAMADSADLRGMATTASAVLTGRTSACIGHVGDSRIYALRQGTLRQITDDHSWVEEQVRAGTMTATAARQHPWRNVVTRALSGGTDPEIDIVELAPQKGDRFLLCSDGLSGVVAHETIARILGSAEPLDAVCDRLIAAANEGGGPDNITVLALEVADPDAP from the coding sequence ATGAAGCTGTCCTGGGCCGTACGCACGGACCCCGGTCTCCGGAGAAGCAGCAACGAAGACAGCTACTGCACCCGTCCGGATCTCGGCCTCTACATAGTGGCGGACGGCATGGGCGGCCACGTCGCCGGCGAGGTCGCGTCGCGCGTCGCGGTCGAAACCATCCAGACCTTCATCGCCGAGACCGCGGGGGCGGACAAGAACCGCACCTGGCCGTTCCCCTTCGAACCGCAGATCAGCCTGGAAGGCAACCGGCTGAAGGCCGCGTTCCGCCTCGCCAACCGCCAGATCGCCAACGCCATGGCCGATTCCGCCGATCTGCGCGGCATGGCGACCACGGCGTCCGCGGTGCTGACCGGCAGGACGTCGGCGTGCATCGGCCACGTCGGCGACAGCCGCATCTACGCGCTGCGCCAGGGCACGCTGCGGCAGATCACCGACGATCACTCGTGGGTCGAGGAGCAGGTGCGGGCCGGGACGATGACGGCGACGGCGGCGCGGCAGCACCCGTGGCGCAACGTCGTCACGCGCGCGCTGTCGGGCGGCACCGATCCGGAGATCGACATCGTCGAGCTGGCGCCGCAGAAGGGGGACCGGTTCCTCCTGTGCTCGGACGGGTTGTCCGGCGTCGTGGCGCACGAGACCATCGCGCGGATCCTGGGATCGGCGGAGCCGCTCGACGCGGTGTGCGATCGGCTGATCGCCGCGGCCAACGAGGGAGGCGGGCCCGACAACATCACCGTCCTGGCCCTCGAAGTCGCGGATCCCGATGCTCCGTAA
- a CDS encoding ABC transporter permease yields MLRNLAQLLRYRALIQSLVARELKARYRGSVLGFFWSFINPLLLLLVYSVVFAYIMPGRFTGGDEPKPFADAYPYAVFLFCGLLPWTWFASSLNESAGVLISGGNLIKKVLFPAEVLPIVTALANMVHFFFGLPILAVFLAYYGAPITPGELVWFPVVVAVQLILTTGIGLLVAALTVHFRDIRDILTNVLQLWFFATPIIYPWQHAPDFGKWFLNANPFTHLAISYQEILFFDGSFGHWRWLLALGAASVAFFLFAYFVFDRLRDTFAEEV; encoded by the coding sequence ATGCTCCGTAATCTCGCGCAGCTGCTGCGCTACCGCGCGTTGATCCAGAGCCTGGTGGCGCGCGAGCTGAAGGCGCGCTACCGCGGGTCGGTGCTCGGCTTCTTCTGGTCCTTCATCAATCCGCTGCTGCTGCTGCTGGTGTACTCGGTGGTGTTCGCCTACATCATGCCGGGGCGGTTCACCGGCGGCGACGAGCCCAAGCCGTTCGCCGACGCGTATCCCTACGCCGTGTTCCTGTTCTGCGGGCTGCTGCCGTGGACCTGGTTCGCCTCGTCGCTGAACGAATCGGCGGGCGTGCTGATCTCGGGTGGAAACCTGATCAAGAAGGTCCTCTTTCCGGCGGAAGTGCTCCCGATCGTGACCGCGCTCGCCAACATGGTGCACTTCTTCTTCGGGCTGCCGATCCTCGCCGTCTTTCTCGCCTACTATGGCGCGCCGATCACGCCCGGGGAGCTGGTGTGGTTCCCGGTGGTCGTCGCCGTGCAGCTGATCCTCACGACCGGCATCGGGCTTCTCGTGGCGGCGCTCACGGTGCACTTCCGCGACATCCGCGACATCCTGACGAACGTGCTCCAGCTCTGGTTCTTCGCGACCCCGATCATCTATCCGTGGCAGCACGCGCCTGATTTCGGGAAGTGGTTCCTGAACGCCAACCCCTTTACGCACCTCGCCATTTCCTACCAGGAAATCCTGTTCTTCGACGGTTCGTTCGGCCACTGGCGATGGCTGCTGGCGCTCGGCGCCGCATCGGTCGCGTTCTTCCTGTTCGCCTACTTCGTGTTCGACCGCCTGCGGGACACCTTCGCCGAGGAGGTCTGA
- a CDS encoding ABC transporter ATP-binding protein: protein MASAIELTNVSKVYRRFAHRRQFATLKSALLSRSLVRDLNPEETFAALTNVTVRVPRGQTLGVIGRNGSGKSTMLKLVAGISKPTSGAVLVNGRISALIELGAGFHPEISGRENVFINGIMLGLTKREVAARFDEIVEFAEMQEFIDAPVKTYSSGMYMRLGFAVAIHVDPEVLLVDEVLAVGDEGFTHKCLDKFAEFKRRGKTILLVTHSLGMVERFCDEALWLDAGRIKGSGDPKRIVGAYITDVEKREERELAAGDARARDSADAAIVSPDEPAAAVLPDNPVETATAAGDMFRAAEGRWGSREIEITEVTFLGPDGAPGHVFQSGDRIEVRIRMRAPLPIDDFVVGVGIFNAEGVCCYGTNTYIEELAPGSIHGDTEAIFSIDALDLIEGTYKVDVAVHKIDGYPYDYHRLLYTFRVKSRTRDVGIYRPRHTWRFSAGMTFKDAGR from the coding sequence ATGGCGAGCGCGATCGAACTCACCAACGTCTCCAAGGTCTACCGGCGGTTTGCGCACCGCCGCCAGTTCGCGACCCTCAAGAGCGCGCTGCTGTCCCGCAGCCTGGTGCGGGACCTGAACCCGGAGGAGACGTTCGCGGCGCTGACGAACGTCACGGTGAGGGTTCCGCGCGGGCAGACGCTCGGCGTCATCGGACGAAACGGCTCGGGCAAGAGCACCATGCTGAAGCTCGTGGCGGGCATCAGCAAGCCGACGAGCGGCGCCGTACTCGTCAACGGGCGCATCTCCGCGCTGATCGAGCTGGGCGCCGGGTTCCATCCCGAGATCTCCGGGCGCGAGAACGTGTTCATCAACGGCATCATGCTCGGGCTGACCAAGCGCGAGGTGGCGGCGCGCTTCGACGAGATCGTCGAGTTCGCCGAGATGCAGGAGTTCATCGACGCGCCGGTGAAGACCTACTCGTCCGGCATGTACATGCGTCTCGGGTTCGCCGTGGCCATTCACGTCGATCCCGAGGTGCTGCTCGTCGACGAAGTGCTCGCGGTCGGCGACGAGGGCTTCACCCACAAGTGCCTGGACAAGTTCGCCGAGTTCAAGCGGCGCGGCAAGACGATCCTGCTCGTCACGCATTCGCTGGGGATGGTGGAGCGCTTCTGCGACGAGGCGCTCTGGCTCGACGCCGGACGGATCAAGGGTTCGGGCGATCCGAAACGGATCGTCGGCGCCTACATCACCGACGTCGAGAAGCGCGAGGAACGGGAGCTGGCGGCGGGCGACGCCAGGGCGCGCGATTCGGCGGATGCGGCGATCGTGTCGCCCGACGAGCCGGCCGCCGCCGTCCTGCCGGACAACCCGGTCGAGACCGCGACGGCGGCTGGCGACATGTTCCGCGCCGCGGAAGGGCGCTGGGGTTCGCGCGAGATCGAGATCACGGAAGTGACGTTCCTGGGCCCGGACGGCGCGCCGGGGCACGTGTTCCAGTCCGGCGATCGGATCGAGGTCCGCATCCGGATGCGCGCGCCGCTCCCGATCGACGACTTCGTCGTCGGCGTCGGCATCTTCAACGCCGAGGGCGTCTGCTGCTACGGCACCAACACCTACATCGAGGAGCTGGCGCCGGGGTCGATCCACGGCGACACCGAGGCGATCTTCTCGATCGACGCCCTCGATCTGATCGAAGGCACCTACAAGGTCGACGTCGCGGTCCACAAGATCGACGGCTACCCCTACGACTACCACCGCCTGCTCTACACCTTCCGCGTCAAATCGCGCACCAGGGACGTGGGCATTTACCGCCCGCGGCACACCTGGCGCTTCTCCGCCGGGATGACGTTCAAGGATGCTGGACGCTGA
- the rfaE2 gene encoding D-glycero-beta-D-manno-heptose 1-phosphate adenylyltransferase, producing MRDARAAGRRIVFTNGVFDILHPGHVRYLRAARRHGDLLIVGLNSDASVRRNKGPFRPINPEAERAEVLEALDCVDAVSIFDDDTPADIIRRVQPDVLVKGADWPADQIVGRDTVEARGGRVVLEPVEQGYSTSAIVEKARRARS from the coding sequence GTGCGCGACGCGCGCGCGGCGGGCCGGCGCATCGTCTTCACCAACGGGGTGTTCGACATCCTGCACCCCGGCCACGTGCGCTACCTTCGCGCGGCGCGCCGCCACGGCGACCTCCTCATCGTCGGACTGAATTCCGATGCGTCGGTGCGGCGCAACAAGGGACCGTTCCGGCCGATCAACCCGGAAGCCGAGCGCGCCGAGGTGCTCGAAGCGCTCGACTGCGTCGACGCCGTGTCGATCTTTGACGACGATACGCCGGCCGACATCATCCGGCGGGTCCAGCCCGACGTGCTGGTCAAGGGCGCGGACTGGCCGGCAGATCAGATTGTGGGACGCGATACCGTCGAAGCGCGCGGCGGGCGCGTCGTGCTGGAACCTGTCGAGCAAGGCTACTCGACCAGCGCGATCGTCGAAAAGGCGCGCCGCGCCCGCTCATAG
- a CDS encoding choice-of-anchor R domain-containing protein translates to MGKRLALLGAVLLTYAAPVRADPFADTIYSNLGPGGTWSDLSWTTRESDSPEERTFHIWWATPFTPTTTGAVTALELPFNYRADGSGSLIVDIRSAAGGLPGTVLESFTLDGSTAPPTTLYSFTSLIRPVLAAGSLYFVTFGTTGSDDNLANWHASPILPRESEIAQAGERDGPYFTVTSTPLAFRVQAEALNATPEPSSLLLLGTALAGLAARRRRGR, encoded by the coding sequence ATGGGCAAACGGCTGGCACTTCTTGGTGCTGTGTTGCTGACGTATGCCGCGCCGGTGCGCGCGGATCCGTTCGCGGACACCATCTATTCGAACCTTGGACCGGGAGGCACCTGGTCGGATCTCTCGTGGACGACGCGTGAATCGGATTCGCCGGAGGAGAGAACCTTCCACATCTGGTGGGCGACGCCGTTCACGCCGACCACGACCGGCGCAGTCACCGCGCTCGAGCTGCCGTTCAACTATCGTGCGGACGGGTCGGGAAGCCTGATCGTGGACATCCGCTCCGCCGCCGGAGGGCTGCCCGGGACGGTGCTCGAGTCGTTCACCCTCGACGGCAGTACCGCGCCGCCGACGACGCTCTACAGCTTCACGTCCCTCATCCGTCCGGTGCTCGCGGCGGGCTCGCTGTACTTCGTGACCTTCGGCACGACCGGCAGCGATGACAACCTCGCCAACTGGCACGCGTCGCCGATCCTGCCGAGGGAAAGCGAGATCGCGCAGGCCGGCGAGAGAGACGGTCCCTATTTCACGGTCACGAGTACTCCGCTGGCGTTCCGCGTCCAGGCGGAAGCGCTGAACGCGACCCCCGAGCCGTCGTCGCTTCTGCTGCTGGGGACCGCACTCGCCGGCCTTGCCGCCCGCCGGCGCAGGGGCCGGTAA
- the mfd gene encoding transcription-repair coupling factor, giving the protein MSSSTSTSLTLRALLKTAAGRLGFGVPGRPVSGLTAAAKGYFAAAAVVRDRVLAVVPTDADVEQLTSDARFFLAALEGVSDADAAHLVVPFPSHEIDPYRGLSPHFDIASARARALHALSRGTARLVIASAASLLPRVSQPSRIAAAGFTLRPGDEISPTDLGDRLTAAGYTRQDPTDEPGEFSVRGGVVDFYPAGARHPIRLEFIGDNIESVRAYDPGTQRSIEPIDQAHVEPLTEILDLPNEASAGSADRSATILDYLRGAQPVVFVSEPDEVKAAFVRVREQIEHSYAEKIRKNEPAPEPDGIVVSWDAIAPLLESATALETLALGTEEQVRHVATQPAMEFAGRVPDWVAELRAARQAGETVVFVAHSQGRAERVVEMLADYQVPAAPIERGEDAHASAVLVSVGRLSKGFRLPGAGLQLWAETDVFDEERHTHEKRRSAAKTFLSDFRDLKVGDLVVHVDNGIGVFVGLKKIDVGLDTQEFMELRYAGDDKLFVPVERLDLVQKYTGASRPALDKLGGTTWEKAKTRVKKAMRDMAEELLKLYASRKAVPGHAFSADSHWQQEFEDAFEWELTVDQRNAIDDIKRDMESPTPMDRLLCGDVGYGKTEVAMRAAFKAVMDGKQVALLAPTTVLAFQHEKTLKDRFAAFPVRIDMVSRFRTKAEQKATLEDLEAGKVEIIVGTHRLLSKDVKFRDLGLLVVDEEQRFGVAHKEKIKQLKKRVDVLTMTATPIPRTLNMSLAGIRDMSIIETPPKDRLSIQTNVVKFDQEVMRRAIGNEMERGGQIYFVHNRVESIYSMADLLHRLVPQARIAVGHGQMGEEQLEKVMLDFMAHKYDVLLATTIIENGLDIPNANTMIINRADRYGLSQLYQLRGRVGRSDRRAYAYLLVPPDDNLSPVAKKRLAAIREFSDLGSGFRVAALDLEIRGAGNLLGGEQSGQIEAVGFDMYMKLLEQTIKELKGEELEDEIRANVNLRVDLRIDESYIPDMNQRLTVYRRMAGVRSEDELRTVVDEVRDRYGPPPASIENLAEYAFIRVLADRIGIESIDRDGPLIVLKFRPEARLDPTWLFKIVQERKDLLLTPPATLRLDLRITPDAGRVPRGPRAPGATGGRSWWTARATAGEVTAGFTKDEILRPAKEDPRAEGGVFSRVSGLLRELSEGVRIR; this is encoded by the coding sequence ATGAGCTCTTCGACCTCCACTTCGCTGACGCTCCGCGCACTGCTCAAGACGGCAGCCGGCCGCCTCGGCTTTGGTGTGCCCGGACGGCCTGTCAGCGGCCTGACCGCGGCGGCGAAGGGCTACTTCGCCGCGGCCGCGGTCGTCCGCGATCGCGTGCTGGCGGTCGTGCCGACGGACGCGGACGTCGAACAGCTGACCTCGGACGCCCGGTTCTTCCTCGCGGCGCTCGAAGGCGTCTCCGACGCCGACGCGGCGCATCTGGTGGTGCCGTTCCCGTCCCACGAGATCGATCCGTATCGCGGCCTGTCGCCGCACTTCGACATCGCGTCGGCGCGCGCCCGCGCGTTGCACGCGCTGAGCCGCGGGACGGCGCGGCTCGTCATTGCGTCGGCGGCCTCGCTGCTGCCGCGGGTCAGTCAGCCGTCGCGGATCGCCGCGGCCGGCTTCACGCTCCGTCCCGGCGACGAGATCTCGCCGACGGATCTCGGCGACCGGCTCACCGCCGCCGGATACACCAGGCAGGATCCGACCGACGAGCCGGGCGAGTTCTCCGTGCGCGGCGGCGTCGTGGACTTCTACCCGGCCGGCGCCCGGCATCCAATCCGCCTCGAGTTCATCGGCGACAACATCGAGTCGGTCCGCGCCTACGACCCGGGCACCCAGCGATCCATCGAGCCCATCGATCAGGCTCACGTCGAGCCGCTGACGGAGATCCTGGACCTCCCGAACGAAGCCAGTGCCGGTTCGGCGGATCGCTCCGCCACGATCCTGGATTACCTGCGGGGCGCGCAGCCGGTCGTCTTCGTGTCCGAACCCGACGAGGTGAAGGCGGCGTTCGTCAGGGTGCGCGAGCAGATCGAGCACAGCTACGCCGAGAAGATCAGGAAGAACGAACCGGCTCCGGAGCCGGACGGGATCGTCGTGAGCTGGGACGCGATCGCGCCGCTGCTCGAGAGCGCCACGGCGCTCGAGACGCTGGCCCTCGGCACCGAAGAGCAGGTCCGCCATGTGGCGACGCAGCCGGCGATGGAGTTCGCCGGGCGGGTGCCCGACTGGGTCGCGGAGCTGCGCGCCGCGCGGCAGGCCGGCGAAACGGTCGTCTTCGTGGCGCACTCGCAGGGACGGGCCGAGCGGGTCGTCGAGATGCTCGCCGATTACCAGGTGCCCGCCGCGCCGATCGAGCGCGGCGAAGACGCGCACGCATCGGCGGTGCTCGTCTCCGTCGGCCGCCTGTCCAAGGGGTTCCGGCTTCCCGGAGCGGGGCTCCAGCTCTGGGCCGAGACCGACGTCTTCGACGAAGAGCGGCACACGCACGAGAAGCGGCGCTCCGCGGCGAAGACCTTCCTGTCGGACTTCCGCGATCTGAAGGTGGGCGATCTCGTCGTCCACGTCGACAACGGCATCGGGGTCTTCGTCGGGTTGAAGAAGATCGACGTCGGCCTCGACACGCAGGAGTTCATGGAGCTCCGCTATGCCGGCGACGACAAGCTGTTCGTCCCGGTCGAGCGGCTCGATCTGGTTCAGAAGTACACCGGCGCGTCGCGTCCCGCGCTCGACAAGCTTGGCGGCACGACCTGGGAGAAGGCGAAGACGCGCGTCAAGAAGGCGATGCGCGACATGGCGGAGGAGCTGCTGAAGCTCTATGCCTCGCGCAAGGCGGTCCCCGGCCACGCCTTCAGCGCCGACAGCCACTGGCAGCAGGAGTTCGAGGACGCGTTCGAGTGGGAGCTGACCGTCGATCAGAGGAACGCGATCGACGATATCAAGCGCGACATGGAGTCGCCGACGCCGATGGATCGGCTCCTGTGCGGAGACGTCGGCTACGGCAAGACCGAAGTGGCGATGCGCGCGGCGTTCAAGGCGGTGATGGACGGCAAGCAGGTCGCACTGCTCGCCCCCACCACCGTGCTTGCGTTCCAGCACGAGAAGACGCTGAAGGACCGCTTCGCGGCGTTTCCCGTCCGCATCGACATGGTCAGCCGGTTCCGCACCAAGGCGGAGCAGAAGGCCACGCTCGAGGATCTCGAGGCCGGCAAGGTCGAGATCATCGTCGGCACCCACCGGCTGCTCTCCAAGGACGTGAAGTTCCGCGACCTCGGGCTCCTCGTCGTCGACGAAGAGCAGCGCTTCGGCGTCGCGCACAAGGAGAAGATCAAGCAGCTGAAGAAGCGCGTCGACGTGCTGACGATGACCGCGACGCCGATTCCGCGGACGCTGAACATGTCGCTGGCGGGGATCCGCGACATGTCGATCATCGAGACGCCGCCCAAGGACCGCCTGTCGATCCAGACCAACGTCGTCAAGTTCGACCAGGAAGTGATGCGGCGCGCCATCGGCAACGAGATGGAGCGCGGCGGCCAGATCTACTTCGTCCACAACCGGGTCGAGTCGATCTACTCGATGGCCGACCTGCTGCACCGCCTCGTGCCGCAGGCGCGCATCGCCGTCGGGCACGGCCAGATGGGGGAAGAGCAGCTCGAGAAGGTCATGCTCGACTTCATGGCCCACAAGTACGACGTGCTCCTGGCGACGACGATCATCGAGAACGGCCTCGACATCCCCAACGCGAACACGATGATCATCAATCGGGCGGATCGCTACGGCCTGTCGCAGCTCTATCAGCTGCGCGGGCGCGTCGGACGCTCGGATCGCCGCGCCTACGCGTATCTGCTGGTCCCGCCAGACGACAACCTGTCGCCGGTGGCCAAGAAGCGGCTGGCGGCGATCCGCGAGTTCAGCGATCTCGGCAGCGGCTTCCGCGTCGCCGCGCTCGACCTCGAGATCCGCGGCGCCGGCAACCTGCTCGGCGGCGAACAGAGCGGCCAGATCGAGGCGGTCGGCTTCGACATGTACATGAAGCTCCTGGAGCAGACCATCAAGGAGCTGAAGGGCGAGGAACTCGAAGACGAGATCCGCGCCAACGTCAATCTGCGGGTCGATCTGCGGATCGACGAGAGCTACATCCCCGACATGAACCAGCGCCTGACGGTCTACCGGCGCATGGCCGGGGTCCGCTCCGAGGACGAACTGCGCACGGTGGTGGACGAGGTCCGCGACCGCTACGGGCCGCCGCCCGCCTCGATCGAGAACCTCGCCGAATACGCGTTCATCCGGGTGCTCGCCGACCGCATCGGCATCGAATCCATCGACCGGGACGGGCCGCTGATCGTCTTAAAGTTCAGGCCCGAGGCCAGACTGGACCCGACCTGGCTGTTCAAAATCGTGCAGGAACGCAAGGATCTGCTGTTGACGCCGCCGGCGACGCTGCGGCTGGATCTGCGGATTACCCCTGACGCGGGTCGCGTGCCGCGCGGGCCGCGTGCGCCCGGCGCAACCGGGGGCCGGTCGTGGTGGACCGCCCGGGCAACCGCGGGGGAAGTGACCGCCGGCTTCACGAAAGACGAGATACTCAGGCCCGCGAAGGAAGACCCCCGTGCGGAGGGGGGCGTGTTCAGCAGGGTGTCCGGCTTGCTGCGCGAATTGAGCGAGGGCGTCCGGATACGCTAA
- a CDS encoding peptidylprolyl isomerase has translation MKKQLLAAAVALSAAFAAPIRAEIIEQVLVKVNGDIITKTELEQRQVSVIRQRLQGQVNAESLKNDENLKKMLAEVTPQLIVNAIDELLLLQRGREMGLRLGDEQFRQVVANIRKEQGLTDEAKFQQALAQENMTMDDLRRQLERSMLIEQVQRQEVGSKLNITEEEARQYYARHPNEFTEQASITLREIFVEVPAAEGGVNVARDDEARQKITGLRERVLKGEDFAKVATEASDSPSKANGGLIGPFARADLSPQLQQMIDTMKQGEITAPLRTARGYQIFKLETLKGAALQPFDAVRDLIADKVAAARTQTEMRRFLARLRSQALIEWKNDELRKAYEKQVATEAAGG, from the coding sequence ATGAAGAAACAGCTTCTCGCCGCGGCCGTGGCCCTTTCGGCGGCATTCGCCGCGCCAATCCGGGCCGAAATCATCGAGCAGGTGCTCGTGAAGGTGAACGGCGACATCATCACCAAGACCGAGCTGGAACAGCGCCAGGTCTCCGTCATCCGCCAGCGGCTGCAGGGGCAGGTGAACGCCGAGTCGCTGAAGAACGACGAGAACCTGAAGAAGATGCTCGCCGAAGTCACGCCGCAGTTGATCGTCAACGCGATCGACGAGCTCCTGCTGCTGCAGCGCGGCCGCGAGATGGGGCTGCGCCTCGGCGACGAGCAGTTCCGCCAGGTGGTGGCCAACATCCGCAAGGAGCAGGGGCTCACCGACGAGGCGAAGTTCCAGCAGGCGCTGGCGCAGGAAAACATGACCATGGACGACTTGCGGCGTCAGCTCGAGCGCTCGATGCTGATCGAGCAGGTCCAGCGCCAGGAAGTCGGCTCGAAGCTGAACATCACGGAAGAGGAAGCGCGCCAGTACTACGCGCGTCATCCGAACGAATTCACCGAGCAGGCCTCGATCACGCTGCGCGAGATCTTCGTCGAAGTGCCGGCGGCAGAGGGAGGCGTCAACGTGGCGCGCGACGACGAGGCGCGGCAGAAGATCACCGGGCTTCGCGAGCGCGTCCTCAAGGGTGAGGACTTCGCCAAGGTGGCAACCGAGGCGTCGGACTCGCCGTCGAAGGCGAACGGCGGGTTGATCGGTCCGTTCGCCCGCGCCGATCTGTCGCCGCAGCTGCAGCAGATGATCGACACCATGAAACAGGGCGAGATCACCGCGCCGCTCCGCACCGCGCGCGGCTACCAGATCTTCAAGCTCGAAACGCTGAAGGGAGCGGCGCTGCAGCCGTTCGACGCGGTCCGCGATCTGATCGCCGACAAGGTCGCGGCGGCGCGCACCCAGACGGAGATGCGGCGCTTCCTCGCCCGGCTCCGCTCGCAGGCGCTGATCGAGTGGAAGAACGACGAGCTGCGCAAGGCGTACGAAAAGCAGGTTGCGACCGAGGCCGCGGGAGGATAA
- a CDS encoding UpxY family transcription antiterminator: protein MDWYAVWTRSRHEQVVREQLARKGLEAFLPTVTRWSRWKDRKKQIDWPLFPGYCFARFTPADRLPVLNCSGVVSIVSFDGEIAPIPEHEIAGIRRLVESDLQFDSCPMIREGMMVEVTHGPLQGVIGRLVRKGAHARLVLSVDLIGQAVSVEVDAADVRAC from the coding sequence ATGGACTGGTACGCCGTGTGGACGCGGTCGCGGCACGAGCAGGTCGTCCGCGAGCAGCTCGCCCGCAAGGGCCTCGAGGCGTTCCTGCCCACGGTGACGCGGTGGAGCCGCTGGAAGGATCGCAAGAAGCAGATCGACTGGCCGCTGTTCCCCGGCTACTGTTTCGCGCGCTTCACTCCGGCCGATCGGCTGCCGGTGCTCAATTGCAGCGGCGTCGTCAGCATCGTGTCGTTCGACGGCGAGATCGCCCCCATACCGGAACACGAGATCGCCGGCATCCGCCGGCTGGTCGAGAGCGATCTGCAGTTCGATTCGTGCCCGATGATCCGCGAGGGCATGATGGTGGAAGTGACGCACGGTCCGCTGCAGGGGGTGATCGGCCGGCTGGTGCGCAAGGGCGCGCACGCGCGGCTCGTGCTGTCGGTGGATTTGATCGGCCAGGCCGTCAGCGTCGAAGTCGACGCCGCGGACGTCAGAGCCTGCTAG
- the dusB gene encoding tRNA dihydrouridine synthase DusB, with protein MKIGQVTLAEPFALAPMAGMTDTAFRRLVKRRGGCGLVVSEMVSSEGLVRGIDRTLEYAEYTEEERPVSIQIFGGDPEKMARAAQIVEGMGADIVDVNMGCPVPKIAKHNAGCSLMREPEHAQAVVQAMTRAVRIPVTVKMRAGWNEQEINAPELARRMEDAGAAALAVHGRTAAQSYTGFSDWELINRVASGVRIPVFGSGDCIDASDLVQKLDAARGGRVSGVLVGRGALRNPWIFEQAAAIARGERPREITMEERGQFLLDYIDLLLFERTREAEGFRHVAPTLPPGSSPTSSEALAPGAAGGAARGHQKWVINKLRALNAWYTKGLDNGSHLRTKVNAAESIPQLREIVAEFFGVSAYSV; from the coding sequence GTGAAGATCGGACAGGTCACCCTCGCTGAGCCGTTCGCCCTCGCCCCGATGGCGGGGATGACCGACACCGCCTTCCGCCGCCTGGTCAAGCGGCGCGGCGGCTGCGGGCTCGTCGTCAGCGAGATGGTGAGCTCGGAGGGGCTCGTGCGCGGCATCGACCGCACGCTCGAGTACGCGGAATACACCGAAGAGGAGCGGCCGGTCTCGATCCAGATCTTCGGCGGCGATCCCGAGAAGATGGCGCGCGCGGCGCAGATCGTTGAAGGCATGGGCGCCGACATCGTCGACGTCAACATGGGCTGCCCGGTGCCGAAGATCGCGAAGCACAACGCCGGCTGCAGCCTGATGCGCGAGCCCGAGCACGCCCAGGCGGTCGTGCAGGCGATGACCAGGGCCGTCAGGATCCCCGTCACCGTCAAGATGCGGGCGGGCTGGAACGAGCAGGAGATCAACGCGCCGGAGCTGGCGCGCCGCATGGAAGACGCCGGCGCCGCCGCCCTCGCCGTCCACGGACGCACGGCGGCGCAGTCGTACACCGGCTTCTCGGACTGGGAGTTGATCAATCGCGTCGCGTCGGGTGTGCGCATCCCGGTGTTCGGCAGCGGAGACTGCATCGACGCCTCGGATCTCGTGCAGAAGCTGGACGCCGCGCGCGGCGGGCGCGTGTCGGGTGTCCTGGTCGGGCGCGGCGCGCTGCGCAACCCGTGGATCTTCGAGCAGGCCGCCGCCATCGCGCGCGGCGAGCGCCCGCGCGAGATCACGATGGAGGAACGCGGTCAGTTCCTCCTGGACTACATCGACCTGCTGTTGTTCGAGCGAACGCGCGAGGCCGAGGGGTTCCGCCACGTTGCGCCAACCCTGCCGCCAGGGTCTTCCCCGACCAGCAGCGAAGCGCTGGCGCCGGGCGCCGCCGGCGGAGCGGCGCGAGGTCACCAGAAATGGGTGATCAACAAGCTGCGCGCGTTGAACGCCTGGTACACGAAGGGGCTCGACAACGGCTCTCACCTTCGCACGAAGGTGAACGCCGCCGAATCGATCCCGCAGCTCCGCGAGATCGTCGCCGAGTTCTTCGGCGTATCCGCGTACTCCGTGTGA
- a CDS encoding Dabb family protein, protein MIAHIVLLQPRAGLTDGERAEALATLRRAAHGVPEIRSIRLGRRVTHGLPGYEQLMHQDFAYALIVEVDDVDALKRYLQAPAHAALGELFYRATSAALAYDYEIDEQL, encoded by the coding sequence ATGATCGCGCACATCGTCCTGCTGCAGCCGCGCGCCGGTCTCACCGACGGGGAGCGCGCCGAGGCGCTCGCCACCTTGAGGCGCGCCGCCCACGGCGTCCCCGAGATCCGTTCGATCCGCCTCGGACGCCGCGTCACTCACGGACTGCCCGGCTACGAGCAACTGATGCACCAGGACTTCGCCTACGCGCTGATCGTCGAGGTGGACGACGTGGACGCCCTCAAGCGATACCTGCAGGCTCCGGCGCATGCGGCACTGGGAGAGCTGTTCTACCGCGCCACGTCCGCCGCGCTGGCGTACGACTACGAGATCGACGAACAGCTCTAG